In Pseudomonas abieticivorans, the genomic window TGAGCATGTCGATATCCACGTTGCTGTTGAACAGCATGTATTCGCCGACGATTTCGCCCTGGTACCAGTCACCGTATTGACCGCCGTAACCGTAGGTCAGCGGATCGTAGTCATCACTGTACTGAGTGCGGCGGTAGGTCAGGGTCGGGGTCCAAGGCAGGTTGCTGAACGCGTAGCTGGCCTGGGCATACCAGCCTTGGCCGGACTTGCTGGTCTCGCCGCCTTTTTCCCAGACGTATTCACCGGCCAGGCCAAGCTGTGGCACTGCGGTGAACGGCGTGCCCTTGGCGCGCAGGTCATACACATTCAGGCCATCGCGCGCGGCGTTGTCGGCGTCCACAGTGTGCAGATAGGTGGCCCCCAGCGTGCCCAAGGTGTCGCGCCACTCAAGGTTGGCACCGCGCAGGCGCAGGTGCTCGTGGTAGTCGAAGTAGTCCGTGTTGGCGTTGGCGCGCAGGTCGAACAGGTCGGCGTGCACCTTGCCGGTGTTGAGCTGGGCGATCAGGGTATTGCTGAACGCGGTACGCGGCCCGATCCAGGCGGCGGCGTCCTTGCCCTGGTCGGCATGGCCGTCGCCCACCAGAAAACCATCGCCGACCATGAAGGTCTGCTTGCCAGCGCTCAAGGTGATTGCGTCCTTGCCCAGGCCTGAGAACACGTCACCGCTCTTCCAGCCGGCGAAGGCTGTTTCCAGGCTCACGCGCTCCGGATCGTCACGGGTCAGGCCGGCCGCGTCGCTGCCACCGCGGGTCATGGCGCCGACTGCCGAGACGCCGCCAAAGAAACTGCCGTAAGCGGTTTGCGGGCCGGTGATCTTGAGGCCCGGGAGCACAAAGCCTTCGAAGCGACTGGAGGAACGATCCACGGGCAAACCGATGTAACTGGTGCGCCCGCCAAAGGCCTGATGCTTATCGTAGAGGTAGGCTGCGCCCACCGTAACGCTGGGTTCGACCAGTACATCACCGATCTGGAAACTGTCGAGCGCAAAACTCGAACTCGCGTACAGCGCCCCTACTCCGGCCGCGATACAACCTGCTGAAAACTTCATGACTGCTCTCCCCCATTAGCGTGATCGGAACCGCGACCGATGCTGGCCGCTTGAAACCGATTGTCGGGGCTGGGGGCATTGGGCTGAAGGCGCAAACAGGTCAAAAAGGGGGATCGTCGAAGACACCGCCGACTCAGTGCTTGACCTGCAATCGGTATTGCGAAGGGGTGCATCCACTCCAGCGCTGGAACGCCCGGCGAAAGGCCGCGGCCTCGCTGAAACCAAGGTTCTCGGCAATCCTGGCGACCGGTATCTGCCGCGACAGCAACTCCTGCGCGCGTTGATAACGCGCCTCGCACAGCAATTCGTTGAAGCTGGTGCCGGCTGCGCGCAAGTGGCGTTGCAAGGTCTTGCTGGAACAGGCCATGGTGGTGGCGACATTGCTCAGCGACGGCGAGGTATCGAAGCCTGCGCAGATGGCCGATTTCACGCTGGCAAGAAAATCGCGCGGGCTTTCCAGGTGGGACTTGAGCACCGAGCAGTGGGCTTTCATTTCACTGTGGGCCGTGGGGTTGGCACACGGCAAGGGCTGCTCCAGCCACGCAGCATCGAATGACAGGCTGGTTGGTCGGGTAACGTCGAACGTCACCGGGCAGTCGAAGTACTGCCGGTAAGCCTCGCACTCAGGTTCGCAGGCAAAGCCGATATTGATCGCCGTCAGCGGCAGCGGCTGGTATAGCAGGTCGGCCATCACGCTCTGCAGCGCCGTCAGCGAGAACTCGATGGCCAGCCAGCGCAATTGGTCTTCGATATCGAACGTCGCGTCGACGTTCAGCCAGGCCGTGCCCTGCTCCTGCACCAGGCGCAGTTCGAAGCCGGTGCCCAACGGCAAGGGGTATTCGAAAAACAGCTCCAGGGCCGAACGCAGGTCGCGGCTGGACAACAAGGTGAAGCCAAACACGCCATAGGCGGCCAGGCGGCAACGATGCCCCAACTCCAATCCCAGGTGCTGGGCCTGGGTCAGGCGCTGGGCGTTGCGCAAGATCACGCATTCCTGTTCCACCGAGATCAATTTGTCGCCAGCGCGCAGGTCATCGGCCACCAACTGGGTGCCCTGCAAGAGGGGCTCGGTCGCATGCCCCGACTCGGCGACGAAGGCATTGACCAAGGCAATGAAATGCAAGGTTGCCAGGCGATCGATGTAGTGGTCAGAGGTAGCCATGGTGCACACCCGCAAGTCCGATTCGGCCTTGAGCATAAAGCCTGGGCCGGCGGTACCAACAGGTGAGCAGTGACCTAAAAGCGGGGAGTGATGGCCGAGAGGGTTCGCTTAGCCGGCGCGAATCATCATCAGCCACATGGCCAAGGTGGTGTCGACGGTCTCTTTCCAGTTTTGTTTCAGGGCATTGGTGTGTTTGTGGTAGAACAACAGCCCTTCGATCTGCGACGCGATCAGCACGGCGAAGACCTCTGCGCGGGACGCGCTCAGTTGCGGATTAACCTCCAGGATCAACTGCGCCATCACTCGGCAAAACGTCTCGTAAATGACGGTCAGGTGCTCGCCAATCGCTTGATCGTGTTCAGCCAGGGCCCAGCTCTGGAAGGAAAACGAAGCGATCCACGGATCACGCGCAGCTTCCATGTCCTGCTCGATTACATCTACCAGGCGCTCCTCGGGGCTGCGCGAGGTGTCACTGGCGATGGCGACGAACTGGGTCACGAAGACTTCGATCTTGGCGCGGATCATCGACAGCAAGAGATTCTCAGTGGTGCCGCAGTAATGTTGGAGGTTGCTCAGGCTGATGCCCATTTCGCTGGCAACCCGGCGTGCGGAGAACTGCGCATAGCCATCGCGTACGAAAATCAGGGCGGCGGTATCGATAATATCCTCGATGCGCTGCACGCGTTTTTTCTCGCGGGGGCTGGCAGTACGCTCGAACAGCGACTCGGCTCGCGAAACTTCACTCAACATTGACATGCTCCATAGCAATAGCCGGTAACACAGAATGCCTGCCGCAGAGCGGTGGGCGCAACCCTGCGGCTATGGGCATCGTGCCGGTTAGCCGCCCGGATATGCTTGGAGTGTACTGAACTGGGCAAACCAAGGTCAACCGACCTATTAACTAGAGCGGCCGGCCTGGTCTGCCGATGCCCAGGCTCTACAGGTCCTGGCGACCGATACGGCGGTAGGAATCCGGCTTGGCGGCCCGCAGGTACAGCGCCAGCAGCATGCCAATGACCGGTACCGCCCAGATGGCCCATTGCAGTGCCACCGCGTCGCTGCCCGTGACACCGACCAAGGTTTCGAAGTTGGTCACGGCAAGGTAGAACACGTAGCCCAGGCCCAGCGCGGCGCCAACCGGCGCGACGAAGGTGCGCAGCCGCGAGACTTTCACCGGCGCAGGTTTACGCAGGAAGTACACGGCGATCGACACGCTGGTGATTAGCATCAAGGTCAGGTAGCCATAGGCGCCCACGCCGGATTGATGCGCGTAGAGGGTGGCAGGATCGGCACCGTTGAAAATGAACGGCACTTCCAGCAAGGCGACGATCAGGGTGGCAACCAGGGAGCCCATGTACGGCGATTTGTTGCGCGGGTGCACTTTGGCCAACAGCTTGGGCAGCGCGCCGTCCATGCCCAGCGAGTACAGGTAGCGTGACATGATGTTCTGCATGCACAGCAAGCCGGCGAAGATCGACGTCACCACCAGCACCGCCGCCAGGTTCACGCCAAACTGGCCCACGTACTTGCCCATGGCATCCGGGAACATGCCGACGGTGTTGTTGGTGGCCACTTCAGCCGCATGGCTCACGCCATAGGCCGTCACCATCACCCAGGCAGACCCCGCGAAGAACAAGCCGATCAACGCCACCACCAGGCCCGTGGCCCGCGGGATGGTGCGCTCGGGGTTCTTGGTTTCTTCCCGGAACACCGCGGTGGCTTCAAAGCCGTTGAAGCACAGCACGGCGAACAACATGGCCAGGCCGAACTGGCCGCCGGTCAGTGCGTGCCAGGTGAACGGCTCCATGGAGCGCCCTTCCGGCCCGCCGTTGATCAGCACGGCGATGTCGAACACCGAGATCACCGCCAACTCGATGACCATCGCCACCACCAGCAGGTGCGACGACACTTCGAGTTTCAGATAACCGCAGTAGCCGACGACCGCCCAGATGACAATGGCGTACCAGTACCACTCGATCACCGGGCCACCCAAGGTGCTCGCCACCAGGGTCGAGGCCGAAATGCCAAAGAAGGTGTAGGTGCAGGCCGACATCATCAGGTAGGTGAACACCGCGAGGAACGCCGAGCCCAGCCCTGCTACCCGGCCAAGGCCAGCGGTGATGTAGGCATAGTACGCGCCCGGGTTGGGCAGGAAGCGACTCATGGCGGTAAAGCCGGCCGCAAAGATCCCTACCAGCACTAGCCCGGAGAGGTAGACCGCCGGAGCACCGATGCCGCCGAACATGACGATGATGGAAATGTAGCCAGCCACGGTCACCAACGGCGCCGCGAAGGCCAGTACCGCCCCCATCAGCCGGAACAGCCCCATGTCGCCTTCGAGACCGGCATTGACCAGTTCGACCGCGCGATGGCCATCCAAGGGCGCACCGGCGCCGGGGGTGAATACCTGGCTGATGTTTTCAGTGGCCATCCTCGGCACACCGTCTGGGTGGAGATTGGAGAGATTGTTTGTCGTACTCACCGGATAGCCCTTCTGTTGGCCCTGAGAGGTAAATGCCCACGCGATGCAAGGAGCTAGCGTGCGCATAAAGCGGATGACTCGGCCCCAAAACGGGAACCTCGTGGGTGCTAAAAGTAGGGCCCGGCGCGTTGGCCAAACAGGTGCCGAAGGGTCATTTTGGGGGATCGATTGTCCTGCCCGGCAATCCCTCCCGCTGAGCATATAGTTGTGCAAGCGGCGGCGAAACACCGGCGGATATACGGACGTATCTATCCGCGACCGGCACGACATACGGGCGCTGAAAAAGTTGACTTAGGTCAATCGACCGTGTTTTATAGGTCGCACGACCTGATCGCTACGAATTCAGGCGCAGCGACAACCACCCACTTGCCGTGCTGCACTTGCACCACCTCGATGATCCCCGGCCTGCCAAGACCACGTTACCTGCAATGTCCCACCCCGGCGCCGCCGTCGCGCGCCGTCCTGGAACGACTTGGCTAGCCGATGAGGGCCCTACAATGGTGTCAGTGCAAGCTTCACCCATCACTCCTGAAGACCGCGTCTTCTCTACCGTCGAATTGCAGGCGCTGTTGGCCCGGCACAGCGACGGGCGCGCGGCCCTTATGTCGGTGCTTGCACTCAACGGCCTGCACGCCGAAGCGGTCGACGACCCCGCCACACGCCTGTCCCTGAGCCAATGGCTGGGCGCCCTGACAAGCTGCTGCCATGATCGCCAGGAACCGTTGCTGGCCTTGCGGGTGGGGCAACAGATGCATCTGACCGCCTACGGCATGCTCGGCCTTACCCTGCTCAGCAGCGCCTCGTTGCGCGAAGCCCTGGACATCGCCAATCACTTCGGGCTGCTGGCCAACCTCAAGCACCAGCTGCACCTGGAAGTGGATGGCGAGGTCGCGCATCTGTACCTGCGCGAAAACTTCGCCTTGCTGGGGACCGAGAAATACTTCTCGACCCTGCTGGAGACCACGAAGATCCTCACCCTGCTCGGCGATATGCTTGGGCATGGTTTCAAGGCTCAGGCGTTGCGCCTCAACCTCAATGCCGAGGCAGTCGATGCGCAGGGCATTTCCCAGGCCTTGGGCGTCCCGGTGCAGGTCAACTGCGTGGCCAACTGCATCAGTTTCAGCAGCCACTATGTCGATCAGCCTTTGCCGCAATCCCACGCCATGACCCACCAGTCGTGCAAGGCGCTGTGCAGCGCACAGTTGCGTGGACTCAGCCAGCGCTACGACCTCTGCTACCAGATCCAGAAGATGCTCCTGGCCTCGCCAAGCCGCATCCCGCCGCTGCCCGAAGTCGCCTCGCGCCTGCACCTGTCGCCGCGCACCCTGCGGCGCAAGCTCGAAGCCGTGGGCAGCTCCTACAACCTGATCCTTGAAGATGTGCGCAAGAAACTCGCCATCCGCTACCTGCTCGATACACCCCTGACCACCGAGGCGATTTCCGAGAAGCTCAGCTACAGTGACGCCGCCAACTTTCGCCACGCCTTCAAGCGCTGGACCGGTACCGCGCCACGCGCCTTCCGCTCGCAGAACCGCGAGATCGACTGGAGCATGCCGCCGGCCTTCACCCTGCCTGGCACCAATACCGCTACGCGGATTCACGCCCACGCCTGATCAACTCCGCCACAGCGCCGCCACCGTCGGCGCATCAACGACAAAGGCGTTCATATGAACGCCTTTGTCGTTTGCAACGCTGAGCAACCGCGGCTTACAGCCCTACCCTCACCTTCTTCTCGGCCAACTGCCTGACGTTGCGATAGCCACCGCGATAGCTCGTGGCGATCACCAGGCGCATCAACAGGTAGTAAGCAGCGATACAGATCACCAACGTCGGAATGGAAGCACCCACATACCGGAACGTCGGCCCGACCTGCAGGGACAACGGATCGAACAGCATCAGGTAGACCACCACACCCAGCACGATGATCAGCATGGCCACCCAATTGACCCCGCCCCAGAACCAGTAGGCACTCTGCTGATCTTTGACGAACAGATGCGCCGGTAACACCACTTGGCGACGCAGCAGGACGTAATCGGTGAGCATCACCGCGGCGATACCGACGAACATGGCGCTGTTGTAGGCCAGCCAGTTCATCACATGACCGATCAGCCATTGCGTGTTGAACGCAACCACCAGGCCTGGCAGCAACAAGATGGCGACGATCAGATCCCAGCGCATCTTGGCAAAGAAACGCACCTGCTGTACCGACACCCCGGCAAAGTAGAAGAAGCTGAGTAAAGTGCCCAGGTTAGCCAGCAGCAACAAGGAGACGATGACCGTGCCCAGCCCGTTACCGGCGGTCTTGACGACCCATTCGGCCGGCTCGGTGGAGCCGGTGGCAATCGCCGCCAGGGCGCCGACCGCCGAAGTAAATCCGGCACCGATGACACCGGCACCGACCAGCGAGGGGGTAATCAGGTGCTTGCGCTTGTGGATCAGCCGCGCAATACCGCCGAAGAACGGCACGCTGGTCAGCGCGTTGGACGCCCCGAACTCGACACCGTAGGCCAACTGCAGCAATGGATCGGTGGCATAGGCTTGCTTGGGATCCACGTTGGTATGCAGCAGCGTAGTAAGGCTGACGTCACGGGTAATCAGATACAGCAGCACGCAGGCGATGATCAGAATCGCCGGCGAGGTAAAGCGCGTCAGCAAGGCGATCATCGCCGGGCCTTTCTTCAGCAGTACCCAGACCAGCAAAAGCATCGACACTGAAACCGCGGCAACAAAGCCGTTATCGATCTCGCCACCGGGGTTGAACAGGATTTGCTGCAGCCGGCCAGCGGCCTGCCCGGTCATGGCGATCAGCACAAACGCCCAGCCCAGGGTGGTGACCAGGATCAACGCCAGCAGCAGCGACGAGCCGCGGGTACCCATCGAGCTTTTGGACGCATCCACCGGATCGACCCCCAGGCGGTAGCTGATCAGCCCTGAAGCCAGGTACACCGGCGCCAGCCCAACGATCAAACCGATCAGATAGCCAACGATGCCGATGCTGGTATTGCCGATATAAGCAATGGAGGCGCCGAAAAGGTAATTGAAACTGGCCGCGCCGATGGCGACGCATGCCGCGACCAATGAGCCGAATCCTTTATAGAGACGATCGCCCCCCTGAACAGGCAAGCGCCCTGCAAGGGCCTCACGAGCGGTGACGGCGCTCACCTCTGTATCCGAATGACTCATGTCCACATCCTTCTAAATCGTTGAAAAAACCTGGGTCGATTATGAGCAAGTCATGCCAGGCAAACAGGTGCGCCGTGGTCAATTTTCAGCATGCTGACGCCGCAGCTCCGATAACAAAAGCAAAGGCTTGGACGGTTGATCGAGGCCTTTGCCAGGCTGCATCGATGCAGCCATCTTCAGCGCTGGAACATGGCGACCACCGTATCCGCCATGACCTTGTAACCGCAGTCGTTGAGATGCAGGTGGTCACCGCTATCGAATCTGGCATCCAGCCTGGTCGGCTCGGTTGGGTCACTCAACGCCGCATCGAAATCAGCGATGCCATCCAGGCCCGCGCCATTTCGCAACCAGTGGTTGACGGCTTGCCGATGGGACTCACCGCTCGCCGAGAAATAATCGAACAACCCAGTCGTTCCGCCGGTAGGCGTCAAGGTGCCCGCGTACACCTTCAGGCCATAACCTCTGGCGCGGTCACGCACCTGCCGGGGCCATATGCGCGGCGCCGATATGGATCGGCCGCAAGCCATATTGATTTGACAGCCACACGCGCATGGCGCTGCCGCAGCTGCGCAGTCTCACCGACTG contains:
- a CDS encoding alginate export family protein; this translates as MKFSAGCIAAGVGALYASSSFALDSFQIGDVLVEPSVTVGAAYLYDKHQAFGGRTSYIGLPVDRSSSRFEGFVLPGLKITGPQTAYGSFFGGVSAVGAMTRGGSDAAGLTRDDPERVSLETAFAGWKSGDVFSGLGKDAITLSAGKQTFMVGDGFLVGDGHADQGKDAAAWIGPRTAFSNTLIAQLNTGKVHADLFDLRANANTDYFDYHEHLRLRGANLEWRDTLGTLGATYLHTVDADNAARDGLNVYDLRAKGTPFTAVPQLGLAGEYVWEKGGETSKSGQGWYAQASYAFSNLPWTPTLTYRRTQYSDDYDPLTYGYGGQYGDWYQGEIVGEYMLFNSNVDIDMLKLAVAPRQDLTVGLMGYKFQFDTKPDGITSRDFAKEIDLYANWSVTPALTLSAVYGLATAGDGAKQAFGDNARSNLFETLVTWTF
- a CDS encoding AraC family transcriptional regulator codes for the protein MATSDHYIDRLATLHFIALVNAFVAESGHATEPLLQGTQLVADDLRAGDKLISVEQECVILRNAQRLTQAQHLGLELGHRCRLAAYGVFGFTLLSSRDLRSALELFFEYPLPLGTGFELRLVQEQGTAWLNVDATFDIEDQLRWLAIEFSLTALQSVMADLLYQPLPLTAINIGFACEPECEAYRQYFDCPVTFDVTRPTSLSFDAAWLEQPLPCANPTAHSEMKAHCSVLKSHLESPRDFLASVKSAICAGFDTSPSLSNVATTMACSSKTLQRHLRAAGTSFNELLCEARYQRAQELLSRQIPVARIAENLGFSEAAAFRRAFQRWSGCTPSQYRLQVKH
- a CDS encoding TetR/AcrR family transcriptional regulator, with translation MLSEVSRAESLFERTASPREKKRVQRIEDIIDTAALIFVRDGYAQFSARRVASEMGISLSNLQHYCGTTENLLLSMIRAKIEVFVTQFVAIASDTSRSPEERLVDVIEQDMEAARDPWIASFSFQSWALAEHDQAIGEHLTVIYETFCRVMAQLILEVNPQLSASRAEVFAVLIASQIEGLLFYHKHTNALKQNWKETVDTTLAMWLMMIRAG
- a CDS encoding APC family permease is translated as MATENISQVFTPGAGAPLDGHRAVELVNAGLEGDMGLFRLMGAVLAFAAPLVTVAGYISIIVMFGGIGAPAVYLSGLVLVGIFAAGFTAMSRFLPNPGAYYAYITAGLGRVAGLGSAFLAVFTYLMMSACTYTFFGISASTLVASTLGGPVIEWYWYAIVIWAVVGYCGYLKLEVSSHLLVVAMVIELAVISVFDIAVLINGGPEGRSMEPFTWHALTGGQFGLAMLFAVLCFNGFEATAVFREETKNPERTIPRATGLVVALIGLFFAGSAWVMVTAYGVSHAAEVATNNTVGMFPDAMGKYVGQFGVNLAAVLVVTSIFAGLLCMQNIMSRYLYSLGMDGALPKLLAKVHPRNKSPYMGSLVATLIVALLEVPFIFNGADPATLYAHQSGVGAYGYLTLMLITSVSIAVYFLRKPAPVKVSRLRTFVAPVGAALGLGYVFYLAVTNFETLVGVTGSDAVALQWAIWAVPVIGMLLALYLRAAKPDSYRRIGRQDL
- a CDS encoding AraC family transcriptional regulator, which produces MVSVQASPITPEDRVFSTVELQALLARHSDGRAALMSVLALNGLHAEAVDDPATRLSLSQWLGALTSCCHDRQEPLLALRVGQQMHLTAYGMLGLTLLSSASLREALDIANHFGLLANLKHQLHLEVDGEVAHLYLRENFALLGTEKYFSTLLETTKILTLLGDMLGHGFKAQALRLNLNAEAVDAQGISQALGVPVQVNCVANCISFSSHYVDQPLPQSHAMTHQSCKALCSAQLRGLSQRYDLCYQIQKMLLASPSRIPPLPEVASRLHLSPRTLRRKLEAVGSSYNLILEDVRKKLAIRYLLDTPLTTEAISEKLSYSDAANFRHAFKRWTGTAPRAFRSQNREIDWSMPPAFTLPGTNTATRIHAHA
- a CDS encoding cytosine permease, translating into MVAACVAIGAASFNYLFGASIAYIGNTSIGIVGYLIGLIVGLAPVYLASGLISYRLGVDPVDASKSSMGTRGSSLLLALILVTTLGWAFVLIAMTGQAAGRLQQILFNPGGEIDNGFVAAVSVSMLLLVWVLLKKGPAMIALLTRFTSPAILIIACVLLYLITRDVSLTTLLHTNVDPKQAYATDPLLQLAYGVEFGASNALTSVPFFGGIARLIHKRKHLITPSLVGAGVIGAGFTSAVGALAAIATGSTEPAEWVVKTAGNGLGTVIVSLLLLANLGTLLSFFYFAGVSVQQVRFFAKMRWDLIVAILLLPGLVVAFNTQWLIGHVMNWLAYNSAMFVGIAAVMLTDYVLLRRQVVLPAHLFVKDQQSAYWFWGGVNWVAMLIIVLGVVVYLMLFDPLSLQVGPTFRYVGASIPTLVICIAAYYLLMRLVIATSYRGGYRNVRQLAEKKVRVGL
- a CDS encoding SGNH/GDSL hydrolase family protein; this translates as MRDRARGYGLKVYAGTLTPTGGTTGLFDYFSASGESHRQAVNHWLRNGAGLDGIADFDAALSDPTEPTRLDARFDSGDHLHLNDCGYKVMADTVVAMFQR